From uncultured Pseudodesulfovibrio sp.:
CGATCAAGGAACATTAAATCACGCACCAATCACATATTTAATCAATAATTTCAGATTAATATCACATTTTTACTTTCTGTTCCATCAGATTATCATCAACCATAAGTACACTCACTGATGAAACAGAGGACACAAAAGGGCACATGGCAATCGATTTCATAGCCAAAACTAACTCAGCCAAATGTTCGATTCAACACATTTGGACAAGATCAATCTGAGATAACGCGAATATCTCTCCAAGGACCTTTACGAAATCGAGTTGTATATGTTGTCGCAAGTACCAAAACGTATGAAAGGATGCATATCCAAGGTCCATGAATGCCCTTGATATCCAGAGCATTCAACACAATAAGTGGAAATACTACACAAAACATCGAAGTCATTATCATGGTCTTCATAACGAATTTTGTATCACCAGCCCCTTTAAGCCCTCCCACATATACAATTGCCACCGCATCAACCATCGTAAAGACCGCTGCATAACGCATGAGCATTACACCCATGGTCAAGACAGCATTAAACTCAATCTGGGTTTCTCCATGCGCCTTAAACAGTTCCATAAGTGCCTCAGGAAAAACAACAAACATCAATGCCATAGCACCCATGTATGCCATTGCCAGATGCAAAACTGATTTAGTCGCATAAGCAGCCATGTCCGGATTCTTGTCGCCCATAGCCTGACCAACCATAATACTTGCAGCAACGTGCAGCCCAATGGTTGGCAAAAACGCCAGAGTATAAATGGAAAACACGGCATTCGTGGACGCTAACTCTACGGGGCCAAAACGCCCAACCATGAGTACAAAAAACGAAAAAGCAAAGAGATCAAGGAAAAATTCGACGCCGCCGGGTACTCCAAACCGCAAAAACCGTTTAAATAGCTCCGGGTCAAATCTCCACGCAGAACGAACCCGGTATTTCTTTTCATTTTTATCAGTAAACACCATAAAGGAATAACATATGACTGGAACTATATACCCAATAACTGTCGCTATCCCCGCACCAACAATACCGAGTTCAGGAAACGGTCCAATTCCATTGATGAGACAATAATCCAAAGGGACATTCAAGGTCATTGCCAGAAGACTCACAAGCATGATCGGTTTCGTCATACCGCGGCCAGAATAAAAACACGACAGACATCCGCTCACCACAAAAGCGCCACTACCCACAATCAAAATCCGAAAATAGGCTATTTCCAACTCCATTATTGCAGCAGGGTGGCCACTCATTTCAAAAAGAGGTCGCGCTATGAACCACAAAGAAGCCAGAATCATCCAAGAAGGCACACAGAACCACAATCCCTGCCAAAGAGACCGGCCAACCTCTAAAGGCCTTCCTGACCCTGTATACTGTGCGACAAATACACCAGCGTATTGAGCGACACCAAGAAAAAACGCTAAAAACATGAAAGCGACAATACTCGCTGGAACAGATGCACCCAATGATTCCGTAGAATAGTTTCCCAGAAACATACGATCAGTAAATGTCATAACGGTTGAAGATACCATGCTCACCACAAGCGGAAGGCCTATTACCAGGGCCTCTTTATACCCACCTTTTGCATGCCATCGCTTCATCAAAATCATTAAATTCTCCAATATATGTTGTACAAGAGGAAGTAGACTCACCCTCTAGCCTCAATCTTTATTCTATATCAAGCCTATTCTTTTACTCTTTTAGCACCCTATATATTTTCATTCAGCGTGCCCCCCTTGTTCTTATGAAATCTCCATGATAGTGAGATTTATCCATGCCACCGATATACAAGGATAAACATGCCAAATTCTGAAGATTCCTCCTTTTTTTCTCACATCTCGAATTTTCGCCGCCTTTACGCAAAAGCACTCACCACACGTCTTGAGCCATATCAGGTGCGCCCTGGGTATATCGATATTCTCAACCGGCTTTGGAAGCAGGACAACATCACGCAAAAGCAACTTCATGCGCAACTCGCCATTGAGCAAGCCACACTTTCCAACTCATTAAAACGTATGGAAAGGGATGGGTTGATTCATCGCAAGCGCGACCCAAAGGATCGCCGTCTTTCACACATCGTCCTGACAGAACACGCAAAATCTCTTGAGCCTACAATTCTGTCAGCAATTGTAGAACTTCAATCTGTGATAAACGTTGGCCTGACTATCAATGATAGGCGATATTTTAATCGGATACTCAAGCAAATGACCACTCATTTGGAATCGGACATAGATGACCCATGCCTTGTACTTCTCGATGAAATCGCTGAAGAGTAAAGTGAAAGGAATCTCCAACAATCAACAAACTCTTGCTTGTCTTAATATGACTCACTAAAGCGCTCTCTTTAGTTTTTTACTGCCGATTGCGTTCATACTTACCCTAAACAACTCTAATGAGTTGTTTAGTTAACCTTATTTTGTCATTTCTTGCGTGATCACATATGTTCACACACCTTCAATTGCCTGTTTTTATAGATATAATCTAGTCTTTCTCTTAGGTCTTTCAAGCTTCTTTGCTTTCTCAAAATGTTCAAAGAGCCTGCGGTAAAATCACACCTGTTTTGTTAAATTTGTGTTTTTTTCCCATTATTTTTTCCTTTGAAATCTGCTATAGCGAACCGTAATCGACAACAACGTCCTGTAATTCTTTTTTATCGTCGTAATTCTAGATTATATCTAGACTTTGTAGGACAACGTTGTACTTTGTTGACAATCTTTGACTCCTTGTGTCAATGAATGAACATCATAGGTCAAATTGTGACATTATGGACAACAAAGAAGCACCCAAGCCCCCGACCCTATTCACCGTACGTGAAGTTGCGGACTTTTTGCGGGTGCACCAGAGAACAGCATACAGACTGATTACTGGTGGAAGCATCAAAGCGATCAAAATCGGCAGTCAATGGAGAGTGCCTGAAAAAGATCTGCTGGAATTTATAGAGAGTGGATGGAAGGCTGCCGCGTCTAAGGATAAAGACGCCAAAAAGCCTGATCAATTCAAACTCCCCTTGGATTAAGGAGAAAAGGCATGTCAAAAAAAACGGTTGGCGGTCACGACGGAAACGATCCGATCCTCAATGTAAATCTGCCCAATGATTTTGGTCAGGATCTTGGGGTTACCGGCCACTTGATCGGCGAAGAAATGTACTTCGACGACAATACCGGTATGTTGACCATGGAAAAGTTGTACCGTGATGAAGACGATAAGCTTGCTTACGGTATTATTTCCGCCATCGGTCATGCCCGTGAACGCCGTGCGTATCGCTTGGAAGAAAGAGAAGAGACCTGCATTGTTTCCAACGGTAGCCTCAATCTTGAATTTTCTTATGACGAGCTCTTCGAACTGCTGGCCGTAGCGATGGAAGCGGAAAAGGAAAGTTCCAGCCGACAAGTCAGTGAGCAGGTCCGCCGCAGACTGGCAGCCAATGAATAAGACCACGCTGTAATAGATAAGAAGAAGGGGACCTCTCGGTCCCTTTTTTTATTCCATGTAGGTATGCTGTCCAGTAGATTCCATAACTGCACACCAGTAATCCGAGTGAGTATTGATACTGCGCCGTTTGACTGTCACCAAATCAAGGGGCAAATGCACCAAGCTTGATTTTAATCTCGTGACAACCATACCGGTTTTCCCAGCCATGGCCGCATGCACTGCATTCTGTCCAAGAAACCCACAATAAATTCTATCCCCGGCATTGGCAGGAACAGACCGTATTATGTAACTAGGATCAATGAATTTAATATTCACTTCCAGATCCCGCTTGTGAAAATGATCTTTCAAACCATTAATGATAAATCCACAAATGTCGCCCAACTTGGGATTTCCTGACGGATCTCGCTTTAATTTTTCGCCGAGTAGATCCTGACCGGCACCTTCTGCACACACAATGATTGCATGGTCTCGATCATGCAAACGCCTTTCAACGGCCTGCAACAAACCATTGTCACCTTCAAGCGCAAACTTCTTTTCTGGAACCAGCAGAAAATTGACTTCCTGAAGAGCAAGCGTAGCCTGTGCCGCAATAAACCCAGCTTCTCGGCCCATTAGTCGAACGATTCCAACGCCTTTATCTACTCCGGTAGCTTCAACATGAGCGCACTGAATAGCTTCGGTTGCCTTTTCAACGGCAGTATCAAATCCGAAAGAGCGGGTTATAAAATTGATATCGTTATCGATGGTCTTGGGGATACCTATAACTGCAATCTTTCGTTTTCGGTTGGAGACTTCTTCGACAATGGATTTTGCAGCACGCATGGACCCATCACCACCGATTACGAAAAGGATGTTTACATTTAGGCGTTCTAAGGAATCGACAATTTCTTCAGCATCTTGTAGGCCACGGGAGGAACCAAGAATCGTACCTCCAAACTGATGAATATGAGACACGTTCTGCGGAGTCAGTTCCTTAATTTCATATCCATAATCAGGGATAAATCCTCGTAGTCCGTTGGAGATCCCGAAGACAGTCCGGATACCATAGTGGTAATGCGCCTCATTGACGATTGAACGAATAACATCATTGATTCCCGGACAAAGACCTCCACAGGTTACGATGGCGCAACGGGTCTTTGACGGGTCAAAATACAATTTTTCGCGAGGGCCCGCTTTCTCAAATTCCTTTTGAAGGACGCCGGTCTTAATTTCACGCATTTCCTCATCTGTCAGCATGAGTGTTACCGGCTTTGACTCATCGACATACCGAGGATTCCTCACTGGCGTTTTTACCTTTGCAGGTCCCAAAGCAGGTATATCTGTCATAAAATTCAGATTATTCTTTGCCATCGCGTACACTCCAAAGGGTTATCCCAGTCACTAAAATCTCATAAAATTGTAGGACTATGTTCTTATTTCCACTGAGATACTTTCGGTTCCGGCAACTCATCGACTGATTCAAGCAGTTCTTCAGGGCGAGTCGTTGCCGCACCGACTTGAGCCACAACCACCCCAGCTGCATAGTTCGCCAATGTACATGAAGTCAGCAAATCAAACCCGGCGGAAAGGGCCAGTGCAGTGGTCGCGATAACGGTGTCACCGGCACCAGTCACATCAAAAACCTTACGGGCAAATGTAGGAATGTGGCTTACTGAGTCTTTTCCTTCAAACAAAGCCATACCATCAGGGCCGAGCGTGATCAGGAGGTTGTTACAATTCAACCGTTTAAATAATGCTTCACCAGCTTCCAAAACGGATTCACGATCTGTCACTGTCATAAGAGCGCCTTCACCTGCCTCCTTTGTATTGGGAGTCAGAAGATCAACACCTTGGTACAAATCATAATTCACGGTCTTTGGATCAACCAAAACCTGCGGCCGCACTGAACATGTGTCCACAAGGGCCATAAAACGATCCATAAATGTACGGGAGATGAACCCTTTGCCATAATCAGACAAGATTACGACAGGGTAGTCATTCACCACAGATTCAAGGATGGTAAACAGTTCATTATACGCTTCATCACATAAGGGAATGGCCAATTCATGATCAACACGAACCACCTGTTGATTATGTGCTATAATACGTGTTTTCTTTGTGGTGGGGCGGTTTGCGTCGCGAATAATCCGCGTTTCAATTCCCGCTTCATTGCAAAGATCATCAAGGAGCGCACCGTCTCGATCATCACCAACCACGGAAATAAGCAAGGGGGCGCCACCAAGATCTGCGATATTGCGGCCGACATTACCTGCTCCGCCCAGGACCACAGATTCCTTGTTCACGTTCACCACTGGCACGGGAGCCTCTGGTGAAATACGGTCCACATTGCCAATCAGGTAATGGTCAAGCATAAGATCACCGATTATCAGCACCTTGTGACCAACCAGCGAAGCAACAGCGTTTCGAATCATATCTCGTGACATAATAGAGTAAACCAGTGTTTTTGACGTGTTATTAATTTTTATACTCAACAAATCATCAGATAATGTCCGCCTCGAGACATCTCAATGATCATCATATTCAGATCGTTATCTCATCATCAAGACGAAAGACTTATTGCTCATTTAGACAAACGATACACCAAGCTTTTCAGCAATCAACCGCAACTCATTTGCGGAGCCATAACTCACTGTAACTTTGCCTTTTTCGGGAGAACCGGCGATTTTAACTTTAACTCCCAGCATATCAGATAGCGATTGCTGCAAATCAGAGAGACGGGGGTCCAAGGGTTTCGATTTGGCCTTGCCGGACTTCGCCGCAACCTCTGAACCAATTTCTTCTGCACCAGGTAAACGCCCATTCTGTTTAAAGAACGTCGCCTGAGCCTCAGCTTGGCGAACAGTCAACCCATTTTCTACAATCCGATGGTGCAAGGATTCTTGCGTTTCCGCATCAGCAACGGCCATTATAGCACGACCATGCCCCGCAGAAATAGCCCCTTGTTGAATGTCTGCCTGCACACTTTCGGGTAAATTCAGCAGACGCAGGGAGTTGGCTACAGCCGAACGACTCTTGCCGACCTGACGGGCCAGCTCTTCCTGACTCAACCCGAACTCCTGCTGCAACCGCTGATACCCCAAGGCCTCTTCTACAGCGTTCAGATCTTCCCGCTGCAAGTTTTCGATCAGTGCTATGGCCAAACTTTCCTGATCTGACATTTCACGAATTAATGTCGGAATCTCGGTTAAACCGGCTCTTTTTGAAGCACGCAAACGGCGCTCACCAGCAACCAATTCATAGGTAGTGTCACTCAGGGAACGCACAAGCACAGGCTGGAGTACGCCACGAGTCTTAATGGATGCGGCCAAATCAATCAGGCCTTCTTCGGAAAACTCACGGCGAGGCTGATGTGGGTTAGGGGAGATAGCCCCGACAGGGATCATCCGAACCTCTGCGGAATCCGAGGTCACTTTTTCGTCCTCTCGGACTCCACCCAAAAGGGCATCCAGGCCTCGACCCAATCCCCGATTACCAGATGTCATAACAATTCTCCTCACGCTTATGATTACACCCTTGCTCATTATGGCTGGAGTGCCTATATAGCCCCGAAGACAAGCGAAAACAATCGGAGCAATTATGTCTGATCATATCAACGAACTCTTTGATAAAGACGGCAATCTCATTGGCGCGCTGCTTTCTGCAGAAGCCTGGAACGCCGTTAAAAAACAGGTTTTTGATTCTCTTGGAATTGTGGAAACACATGCTGAGCCAGAAAAACCTGAACCTTTGGCCGACTGGGAAACCCTCAAAGACTATTGGGATTTCGATTATCCCGTGGATACCGACGTTACCTGTGAACAATGTGGCAACACCACTCAAGACTGGGCCAAGGATGACCCGCGCCGCTTTAGACTGACCAGTGCGAACCTTGCGGGTCTGGTTGCTTTTAAATGTATGCAGTGCCAATCAAAAGTCGTTAAAAGGCACTTCAAAGACGAACTCACCACTGAATGTACTCCGTACCGAGATTCAAAAGACACTTCCAAGGAAGGGCGGTACAACCGTTGATCGCCACTTTCTCAAACTTCCCGTCATGATAAACACATGACGGGCCGCAGGATCAAAGACCCCGATCAACCCACCGCAGCCGTACTCTTTGCCACTTCTTGAGCCAGAGCCAAATAAGCTTCTGCGCCACGTGATTTTATATCATAGTTGATCACGGGTTTTCCAAAGCTCGGTGCTTCTGACAGTCGGACGTTTCTCGGGATTATTGTCTCAAAGAGGTGTTGAGGGAATGCTTTGCGCACCTCATTCTTCACCTGCCAAGACAACCTGTTTCTGGAATCATACATTGTCAAGACGACCCCCAAAATGCCCAAATCCGTGTTCAGACGTTTTCGAACCAACTCGTACGTCATGAGCAACTGCGCAATGCCTTCCAATGCGTAATACTCACACTGCAACGGAACCAACATCTCTTTGGCTGCGCACAAGGCATTCACGGTCAAAAGGCCGAGGGAGGGAGGGCAGTCGATAATAATAAAATCATATTCCTCATCAACCGTTTCCAGCAGTTCTCGCAAATAATATTCGCGCCCAAACTTATCGACCAACTCGATCTCAGCACCGACCAAGTCCTGCGTACCCGGAAGCAAATCCAAATAGGGAACCCCGGTCTCACAAATAGCTTTGCCAATTTTTTTAGGATCGAACAGGACGGAATAAATATTCTCACGCTGATCCGCGGGGTAAAACCCAAGGCCGCTTGAGGCATTTCCCTGAGGGTCACAATCGACCAACAAGACCTTTTTTTCCATCACAGCCAATGACGCCGCAAGGTTGACTGAGGTTGTTGTCTTGCCAACCCCACCTTTTTGATTTGCTACAACAATTCTTCGTGCCACAAAACCCTCTCTTTAATGCTCCAGTTCACTCTCATGTGGATATTTCGAGTGTTTCACGTGAAACAATTTGCTCAATTTGAAATGTTTCACGTGAAACAGAGTCTGCACTTTCGTTCTGACAGTCGTAGGCTGAATTAATTTCTAACGCAAGTGGAGTTATGTAAAAAGAGATAAAAACGACAAAAAAAAGAGCAGCCAAAGGCTGCCCTAAAATTAAATATTCAACTCAATACTATTTCTGGTAATACTCACGGTACCAGTCGATAAAATTGCGAATACCTACTTCAATAGAAGTGTCCGGTTTGAAATCAACGTCTTTAACCAGATCACTCACGTCTGCCTCCGTTGCCGGGACATCACCAGGCTGCATAGGCATATAGTTATAAATGGCTTTCTTGCCGACAACTTCTTCGATCACTTCAATGTACCGAGACAATTCAACGACTGCGTTATTACCTATATTATAGACGCGGTAGGGCACTTTACTCGTACACGGATCAGGATTGTTGCCATCCCAATTTTCATTCGGTGTCGCGGTTTTCTTGACGACACGAACCACGCCTTCAACAATGTCGTCAATGTACGTGAAATCACGCATCATCTTTCCATAGTTAAAGACATTGATCGGTTTTTCTTCAAGAATGTTCTTGGTGAACAAAAAGAGAGCCATATCAGGACGCCCCCAAGGACCATACACTGTGAAGAAGCGCAGGCCAGTTGTGGGCAAGTCATACAGACTTGAGTAGGAGTGCGACATCATCTCATTAGATTTCTTTGTCGCAGCGTACAAGCTCATGGGATGATCAACACCCTCATGTGGATTCAACGGCATTTTCGTATTCATGCCGTACACCGAACTACTAGAAGCGTAGACCAAATGTTCGACCTTATTGTGCCGGCAGCCTTCAAGGATGTTCAGAAAGCCAACAACATTGGAATCGATATACGACTTGGGATTCTCGATGGAATATCTGACACCGGCTTGAGCAGCCAAGTTAACCACATGCGTAAATTTCTCTTGTGCAAAAAGATCACTCATGGGCTGATCATCCTGCAAGTTGATATTCACATATCTGAAAAGATCGCTTTCCTGTAAAACAGCCAAACGAGCTTTCTTGAGATTCACATCATAGTAGTCATTCAGGTTATCCAGACCAACGACTTCATGGCCTTCGCCAATCAAACGCCTGGAAAGATGAAAGCCAATGAACCCGGCTGCGCCGGTAACAAGTATCTTCATATTTTTAACCGTCCCTTACCCCAAACACTTAAGTCAGGATTAATGGTTCCGAAAAGAGTCACTGTCATAATTCCACTGTGTCAACCGAACAAGCTGCCTTCGAATCGGGAAGTGGAACTGCTCCCCGCTCATACTCCACACATCTCCCACAATGCAAGTGTGAAAAAATTCATTTCTCGATGAAACTGCAGTTCATTCTCTATTTTCGACCCTCTAATCCGTAAATTAACAACAAAACACCTTTTCAATAGCAACATACCGCTTAAAAACTGTTGAGGCACAAGGGGTTACAAAGACTGTTGAAAAATTTTGTCGCCTTAAGCCTTTTTGAACCATTCTTGACCACAATCTTACAAAAGGATACCAAACGCCTCCTGCGGCGCGTGAGGCGGTAAAAAAGGGAAGTGTTGCTGCAAAAGAGAAATTACAATCTGATTTTAAAAAGTTCTTCGACAGAAATTTGTTGTTCATGCGGGAGCATGGTGATGAGGCGAGCGAGAGGGTCAAGTTTATAGACTGTGACATGTTCAAGCATGTGTGTGGTCAAAGTCGGATCGGCATCCGGCAGAACGACCTTCAACGCTTCTTCGCCAAAGCAAACAATATTCGGCGCGCGCCATTGTTCCCAACCTTGCCAGAACATCTGAGTACTCGGTTGAAGCGTTCCACCCGAAAGAGCTGCTACCGGCCAAAAATTCATAGTCCCGGTTGGCCACTTGAGATGAGCTTGAATATTCTTGAGAGCAGAAGAGCGTCTGGAATCCGGTTGCCCACCAAGATCAAGACCAAGTTCCATATAGGTCATGATAACTTTGGGTGCCGGCGATTTTGCAAATCGCAAAAAACCGCTCCAAGGTTCTGAAAGAGGGGGAGCGTCATGAGTTGGAGCAGATTGCAGAACCGGCGAACTCTGAACCGGTGTCGTTACGGCAGTTGGATCAGGTGAAGAGGCGGGCGGAGTATTTGGATAAGCCTCGGACGAATCAACCTGTTGCTCGGGTTGCTCCACTGCAGCATTGTCAGAGCACTCAACTTCGGTGCGCAGGACAAACTCCAGACCGGACTCTACCCACGGCCTCAGGCTTTCGCGTGTTTTCAATCGAGCAGAAGGTGATCCCATAATCTCCACGCCACTTCGGTTTTGGGCAACTGCGGCCAAACCTCTTTACGTCCCTGAGCGTCCAACACAAACATTTGGTTTGTGGCCACACCGAATCCACTACCGGATTTCGAAATATCATTGGCTGCGATAAGATCGAGATTCTTCGTCTTAAGCTTCCGCGCAGCTTCATCTCTAATATTACTGGTCTCAGCGGCAAAGCCGATCAATTTTTGAGAAGCCTTTTTTGTCGAACCAAGGGTTTTCAAAATATCCTGATTGGTCTCGAACTCAACAGTAATACCTTCACCGGCAGATGTCGTCTTCTTATATTTTTGGTCACCAAAAGGAATAGGCCGATAATCCGCTACTGCGGCCGTCAAACAGCCCATATCCATTTCAGGCCATATATCCGTACAGGCCTCAAACATCTGATTTGCCGTGGTGACGGAGACTCTGGAAATTCCGGCAGGGAAGGAGAGGGCGGTTGGACCGGTCACAACAGTAACATCAGCGCCACGCAAATAAGCAGCCATGGCCATGCACGCTCCCATAGTGCCACTCGACGGATTGGACCAGAATCGAACAGCATCCCATGGCTCACGGGTCGGCCCGAGGGAGATCAAAACTTTTTTGCCAGCAAGATCCTGCGGGCTGATGGCCTTCAATGTTGCAATGAGAATTTCATCAACAGGAGCCAAACGACCGGTGCCGGTATCGCCACAGGCAACATGCCCGGACTCGGGCTGAATGCGAATATACCCCAACTCGTCGAGCATGGCCCAATTACGCTGCGTTGCTGGAGCAGACCACATGCGAGGGTTCATGGCCGGAGCGATCAGTTTGGGGCCGGGAAATGCGAGAGCCTGACAGGAAAGCATATCGTCCGCCAAACCAAATGCGAGTTTGGCCATGGTATTGGCGGATGCAGGAGCAATAAGCATAACATCTGCCACTTGTCCGGGTTCGAGATGATCAAAAGCAGTCTCGGAGCCGGGGGTATCTTCAAACATGCGCGTATAAACAGGCGAAGCATCCAATGCTTCAAAGCTCAAAGGCTGAATAAATCGAGTGCATGATTCGGTCAGGGTTGCCGAAACCATACAGTCGGCCTCCTGAAAGGAACGCACAAGGTCAAGCATCTTGTAAGCTGCAATGGAGCCGGTAACACCGAGATGGACACGCTTGCCCATAAATCCGGCAAATGTGTAATGCGGTTGCATAGTACTACTTGCTCTTAAGTCCGCTGCCGGAGTCCTTGACTTCCACCGCAAAAATGGTGGTCGTGGCCTTGGCAAAGCTGTCGTCAATCTGAATGACACAACTCTTGTTGAACTTCTCGAAGTTAAGGACGTGGACCTTACTCGCCTTGTTGTTGGAAATAAGGGTCCAATTGTCCTTGGTCATGTTGTTCACAAAATACTGGACCAACTCAAGGACTTCCACACGGCCGGAAAAACGCATGATGGCAGCACGGAATTTGGAGTTATCCAATTTATAGGAGTCGTCAGCGTTGTAGTCGATCTCCTTGGGAATCATGATGTCGTCGAAATCAAGGTAGTAGTCCGGCTCCTGATACTGGGCCTCGGGTGACTGGCCAGAAGTATCGGCAGAAGAACTTGTCCCGGTGGTCGTGCATGCCATAAGCCCGCAAACGAACATGAGCGGCAGCAACAATTTGATAAAAATACGCATAGTCTTCTTCCTCCGAATAACTTGAAATGTATTCAATGCTTCAATCGATCTATGATGTCGGCTCTTTCAGCCTGTCGATCTTGTCTTGCAGATATTTTTCCATCTCGCGCCTATCTTTACGGAGACGAACGAGTTCCGATTCCAAAATTTGTAACTTGGCCTTAATGTCGGACGTGTCGAACGTCAACTTCAAAGCCATTTCCTCAATCTCAGCGTCTTTCTGTTCCAAAGCCTTTGTCTGCTCGAGCAGATCATCTGGTATCATATCTTCTGAAACCGGAAGTTGTTTCAATTTCTTCTGGCTTCGAGCGAGAAGCACAAAGGCTGTCTTGAGCTTCTGAATGTCTTCCTGCTGATTATCAATGATGGTCTTTTGATCAGCAATGACTCCCATACAGGAAGCAACTTTGCCTATTACATCATTGAAGGTAGATGCCAACTCGGCATACCCTTCAGTGCGAGGAGCAGGCACACTTGCCCGATGATCGACTTCGATGGTCCGTGGAAACTCAGTTCTCAGGGCATCATCAATCTCGGACGTCACACGTCCTTCACCGTACAAACGGGATATGCGCTCGAAAACAACGAGAGATTCTTCAGGGTATTTTGTGACACGCCCCATCTTGCGGCCCCCAAGGAAATCCTTGAATAGGGCAGCGTACCGACGAGCCGTCGGTGCAGGAATACGAGTAAG
This genomic window contains:
- a CDS encoding NAD-dependent epimerase codes for the protein MKILVTGAAGFIGFHLSRRLIGEGHEVVGLDNLNDYYDVNLKKARLAVLQESDLFRYVNINLQDDQPMSDLFAQEKFTHVVNLAAQAGVRYSIENPKSYIDSNVVGFLNILEGCRHNKVEHLVYASSSSVYGMNTKMPLNPHEGVDHPMSLYAATKKSNEMMSHSYSSLYDLPTTGLRFFTVYGPWGRPDMALFLFTKNILEEKPINVFNYGKMMRDFTYIDDIVEGVVRVVKKTATPNENWDGNNPDPCTSKVPYRVYNIGNNAVVELSRYIEVIEEVVGKKAIYNYMPMQPGDVPATEADVSDLVKDVDFKPDTSIEVGIRNFIDWYREYYQK
- a CDS encoding helix-turn-helix domain-containing protein, with the protein product MDNKEAPKPPTLFTVREVADFLRVHQRTAYRLITGGSIKAIKIGSQWRVPEKDLLEFIESGWKAAASKDKDAKKPDQFKLPLD
- a CDS encoding ParB/RepB/Spo0J family partition protein, with translation MTSGNRGLGRGLDALLGGVREDEKVTSDSAEVRMIPVGAISPNPHQPRREFSEEGLIDLAASIKTRGVLQPVLVRSLSDTTYELVAGERRLRASKRAGLTEIPTLIREMSDQESLAIALIENLQREDLNAVEEALGYQRLQQEFGLSQEELARQVGKSRSAVANSLRLLNLPESVQADIQQGAISAGHGRAIMAVADAETQESLHHRIVENGLTVRQAEAQATFFKQNGRLPGAEEIGSEVAAKSGKAKSKPLDPRLSDLQQSLSDMLGVKVKIAGSPEKGKVTVSYGSANELRLIAEKLGVSFV
- a CDS encoding MarR family winged helix-turn-helix transcriptional regulator — protein: MPNSEDSSFFSHISNFRRLYAKALTTRLEPYQVRPGYIDILNRLWKQDNITQKQLHAQLAIEQATLSNSLKRMERDGLIHRKRDPKDRRLSHIVLTEHAKSLEPTILSAIVELQSVINVGLTINDRRYFNRILKQMTTHLESDIDDPCLVLLDEIAEE
- a CDS encoding MATE family efflux transporter translates to MILMKRWHAKGGYKEALVIGLPLVVSMVSSTVMTFTDRMFLGNYSTESLGASVPASIVAFMFLAFFLGVAQYAGVFVAQYTGSGRPLEVGRSLWQGLWFCVPSWMILASLWFIARPLFEMSGHPAAIMELEIAYFRILIVGSGAFVVSGCLSCFYSGRGMTKPIMLVSLLAMTLNVPLDYCLINGIGPFPELGIVGAGIATVIGYIVPVICYSFMVFTDKNEKKYRVRSAWRFDPELFKRFLRFGVPGGVEFFLDLFAFSFFVLMVGRFGPVELASTNAVFSIYTLAFLPTIGLHVAASIMVGQAMGDKNPDMAAYATKSVLHLAMAYMGAMALMFVVFPEALMELFKAHGETQIEFNAVLTMGVMLMRYAAVFTMVDAVAIVYVGGLKGAGDTKFVMKTMIMTSMFCVVFPLIVLNALDIKGIHGPWICILSYVLVLATTYTTRFRKGPWRDIRVISD
- a CDS encoding AAA family ATPase, which gives rise to MARRIVVANQKGGVGKTTTSVNLAASLAVMEKKVLLVDCDPQGNASSGLGFYPADQRENIYSVLFDPKKIGKAICETGVPYLDLLPGTQDLVGAEIELVDKFGREYYLRELLETVDEEYDFIIIDCPPSLGLLTVNALCAAKEMLVPLQCEYYALEGIAQLLMTYELVRKRLNTDLGILGVVLTMYDSRNRLSWQVKNEVRKAFPQHLFETIIPRNVRLSEAPSFGKPVINYDIKSRGAEAYLALAQEVAKSTAAVG
- a CDS encoding ATP-dependent 6-phosphofructokinase gives rise to the protein MAKNNLNFMTDIPALGPAKVKTPVRNPRYVDESKPVTLMLTDEEMREIKTGVLQKEFEKAGPREKLYFDPSKTRCAIVTCGGLCPGINDVIRSIVNEAHYHYGIRTVFGISNGLRGFIPDYGYEIKELTPQNVSHIHQFGGTILGSSRGLQDAEEIVDSLERLNVNILFVIGGDGSMRAAKSIVEEVSNRKRKIAVIGIPKTIDNDINFITRSFGFDTAVEKATEAIQCAHVEATGVDKGVGIVRLMGREAGFIAAQATLALQEVNFLLVPEKKFALEGDNGLLQAVERRLHDRDHAIIVCAEGAGQDLLGEKLKRDPSGNPKLGDICGFIINGLKDHFHKRDLEVNIKFIDPSYIIRSVPANAGDRIYCGFLGQNAVHAAMAGKTGMVVTRLKSSLVHLPLDLVTVKRRSINTHSDYWCAVMESTGQHTYME
- the rfaE1 gene encoding D-glycero-beta-D-manno-heptose-7-phosphate kinase, whose translation is MSRDMIRNAVASLVGHKVLIIGDLMLDHYLIGNVDRISPEAPVPVVNVNKESVVLGGAGNVGRNIADLGGAPLLISVVGDDRDGALLDDLCNEAGIETRIIRDANRPTTKKTRIIAHNQQVVRVDHELAIPLCDEAYNELFTILESVVNDYPVVILSDYGKGFISRTFMDRFMALVDTCSVRPQVLVDPKTVNYDLYQGVDLLTPNTKEAGEGALMTVTDRESVLEAGEALFKRLNCNNLLITLGPDGMALFEGKDSVSHIPTFARKVFDVTGAGDTVIATTALALSAGFDLLTSCTLANYAAGVVVAQVGAATTRPEELLESVDELPEPKVSQWK